From Scophthalmus maximus strain ysfricsl-2021 chromosome 14, ASM2237912v1, whole genome shotgun sequence, one genomic window encodes:
- the LOC124850983 gene encoding titin-like, whose translation MDFVVPLKDISVHEKKQAKFECTITKDVSKVMWYKGGDIITPDQKYDIIDDGKKHMLIINCCEFDDEDEYTIEILGKSSTARLTVEGIRLKFILPIKDQTVKEGKTARFELELSHENIPVTWYKNDVKIHPSRMVLTHVDGKKHVLEIRDVTLDDTCQIKAEVKGIPSMANLTVIGKPGVLSCSSCASSPSPQPFLPFVHVCVCADVCKTSSLCSVSEEIVFLWCVFVFLIFS comes from the exons ATGGACTTTGTTGTCCCATTGAAGGACATTTCTGTGCATGAAAAGAAACAGGCTAAGTTTGAATGCACCATCACGAAGGATGTCTCTAAGGTCATGTGGTACAAAGGGGGTGACATCATCACCCCAGACCAAAAGTATGACATCATCGATGATGGCAAGAAGCACATGCTGATCATAAACTGCTGCGAGTTCGATGATGAGGACGAATATACGATTGAGATTTTGGGCAAATCTTCAACAGCCAGACTGACAGTGGAGG GTATCAGGCTCAAATTTATCTTGCCGATAAAGGACCAAACCGTAAAGGAAGGCAAAACGGCTCGGTTCGAGCTGGAACTCTCCCACGAAAACATCCCAGTCACCTGGTACAAGAACGACGTAAAGATTCACCCGAGCAGGATGGTGTTGACTCACGTGGACGGAAAGAAACATGTCCTAGAGATAAGGGACGTGACTCTGGATGATACGTGCCAGATCAAGGCAGAGGTCAAAGGAATTCCTTCCATGGCCAACCTGACGGTCATAGGTAAACCAGGAGTTCTGTCCTGCTCATCCTGTGCCTCTTCTCCATCCCCACAGCCTTTTCTACCATTTgtccatgtttgtgtctgtgcagatgTTTGTAAGACATCgtctctgtgttctgtgtcagaagaaattgtttttctctggtgtgtgtttgtgttcctcaTCTTCAGTTGA